From Triticum aestivum cultivar Chinese Spring chromosome 4A, IWGSC CS RefSeq v2.1, whole genome shotgun sequence, a single genomic window includes:
- the LOC123083715 gene encoding heptahelical transmembrane protein 4-like has translation MASTVTLLRKTAAIRMSDVAAVASSPAATTTMKSLLLEGSKGGGGVAKRCCGRKCELVGYDALPAFLQHNEFILHYYRSEWPLKEALLSAFALHNETINVWTHLIGFFVFLALTVCAATMVPMETSVTHSATSAGLANCTGNGDPMVLMASYSTSGAAVAMQTLLRRNVSVSGETDLAAAAALSLLSGEHGPVERWPFYTYLCGAMFCLLMSSGCHLLACHSEHASYVLLRLDYAGITGLIVTSFYPLVYYTFLCDPFSRTLYLGSITVFGAAAVAVSLLPVFEAPELRWARAALFVCMGASGLVPIVHKMLVFGARPEAVVTTGYEVAMGVLYLAGVLVYATRVPERWMPGRFDLVGHSHQLFHALVIAGAYAHYHAGLVYLSWRDMDKC, from the exons ATGGCTTCCACGGTGACGCTGCTGAGGAAGACGGCCGCCATACGGATGAGCGACGTCGCCGCCGTGGCGTCGTCACcagcggcgacgacgacgatgaagtcgCTTTTGCTGGAGGGaagcaaaggcggcggcggcgtggcgaaGAGGTGCTGCGGGCGCAAGTGCGAGCTCGTCGGCTACGACGCTCTCCCGGCCTTCCTGCAGCACAACGAGTTCATCCTCCACTACTACCGCAGCGAGTGGCCCCTCAAGGAGGCGCTCCTCAGCGCCTTCGCGCTCCACAACGAGACCATCAACGTCTGGAC GCATTTGATCGGCTTCTTCGTGTTCCTCGCGCTCACCGTGTGCGCCGCCACGATGGTCCCCATGGAAACCAGTGTGACCCACTCGGCGACATCCGCGGGCCTGGCGAACTGTACCGGCAACGGCGACCCCATGGTGCTGATGGCCTCCTACAGCACCAGTGGAGCGGCCGTGGCAATGCAGACGCTGCTGCGCCGCAACGTGTCCGTCTCCGGCGAGACGGACCTCGCGGCAGCGGCGGCGTTGTCGCTGTTGTCGGGAGAACACGGCCCGGTCGAGCGGTGGCCGTTCTACACGTACCTGTGCGGCGCCATGTTCTGCCTGCTGATGAGCAGCGGGTGCCACCTGCTGGCGTGCCACTCGGAGCACGCCAGCTACGTGCTGCTCCGCCTCGACTACGCCGGCATCACCGGCCTCATCGTCACCTCCTTCTACCCGCTCGTCTACTACACCTTCCTCTGCGACCCCTTCTCCCGGACGCTCTACCTCGGCTCCATCACCGTGTTCGGCGCCGCCGCGGTGGCCGTGTCGCTGCTGCCGGTCTTCGAGGCCCCCGAGCTCCGATGGGCGCGCGCCGCGCTGTTCGTGTGCATGGGCGCGTCCGGCCTCGTGCCCATCGTGCACAAGATGCTCGTGTTCGGCGCACGGCCCGAGGCGGTGGTCACCACGGGATACGAGGTGGCCATGGGGGTGTTGTACCTGGCCGGCGTGCTGGTGTACGCCACGAGGGTGCCGGAGAGGTGGATGCCGGGCAGGTTTGACCTCGTCGGGCACAGCCACCAGCTGTTCCACGCGCTTGTCATCGCCGGCGCTTACGCGCACTACCATGCCGGCCTGGTTTACTTGAGCTGGAGGGACATGGACAAGTGCTGA